From Chryseobacterium salivictor, a single genomic window includes:
- a CDS encoding transposase, translating into MKANIKKLQKHRVFSEEFKREIVSLFERGKFSVLQLEKLYGVSDSAIYNWIYKFSTFNEKGIRVVEMKESSVHKLKELVSVPDIG; encoded by the coding sequence ATGAAAGCAAACATTAAGAAACTGCAGAAGCATCGGGTTTTCAGTGAGGAATTTAAGAGGGAGATCGTCTCTCTATTTGAGAGAGGAAAATTCAGTGTATTACAGCTTGAAAAACTTTATGGAGTTTCGGATTCGGCAATTTATAACTGGATCTATAAATTTTCTACCTTTAACGAGAAAGGAATTAGAGTTGTAGAAATGAAAGAAAGCAGTGTACATAAGCTAAAAGAACTGGTGTCCGTCCCTGATATAGGTTGA
- a CDS encoding lipoate--protein ligase, with protein MLLIDSPSQNAYFNIASEEYLLHRFPTEDIFLLYVNAPSIIVGKFQNTLAEINLDYVKEKEIKVVRRMSGGGTVYHDLGNLNFSFHTLLGQNDFGDFSFFTQPVLNMLNKLNVPAELKGRNDLLVDGKKFSGNAKLARHGKMIQHGTILLNSEMEVLGEALKVNPLKFIDKAIKSTRSRVTNLISYLPEDTTTDHLKNLLTEEIIKNNPGAERYELTAEDLQNIQQLMAEKYETWDWNFGFSPNYNFKKAIKVPAGFIEVHLEVVQGFIEKAKIFGDFFASKPIEELEEQLIGKKHEISALNELLTSVDLTGYFGKVTLEEVLEGFN; from the coding sequence ATGCTTCTCATCGATTCCCCTTCTCAAAATGCCTATTTCAATATTGCCTCGGAAGAATACCTGCTTCACCGCTTTCCGACGGAAGATATTTTCTTATTGTACGTCAATGCGCCCTCGATTATCGTAGGGAAATTCCAAAATACCCTGGCCGAAATTAATCTCGACTATGTGAAGGAAAAAGAAATCAAAGTCGTGCGCCGGATGTCGGGTGGTGGCACAGTGTATCACGATCTGGGAAACCTCAACTTTTCCTTTCATACCCTTTTGGGCCAGAATGATTTTGGTGACTTTTCTTTTTTCACCCAACCCGTGCTCAATATGTTGAATAAGTTAAATGTACCGGCAGAATTAAAAGGACGTAATGATTTATTGGTAGACGGCAAAAAATTCAGCGGCAACGCCAAACTCGCGCGCCATGGAAAAATGATTCAGCACGGAACCATCCTTCTGAATTCCGAAATGGAAGTATTGGGTGAAGCTTTAAAAGTCAATCCTTTGAAATTCATCGACAAAGCCATTAAATCTACCCGGTCGCGCGTGACCAACCTCATCAGCTATCTACCGGAAGACACGACTACAGATCACCTTAAAAACCTGCTCACTGAAGAGATCATCAAAAATAATCCGGGTGCAGAACGGTATGAACTCACCGCAGAAGACCTGCAAAACATCCAGCAGCTGATGGCAGAAAAATACGAAACCTGGGACTGGAACTTTGGATTTTCACCCAACTATAATTTTAAGAAAGCTATCAAAGTTCCGGCTGGATTTATTGAAGTCCATCTAGAGGTCGTACAGGGCTTCATAGAAAAAGCCAAAATATTCGGCGACTTTTTCGCCTCGAAACCGATTGAAGAACTGGAAGAACAGCTGATAGGAAAAAAACACGAAATCTCTGCTTTAAATGAACTCCTGACCTCTGTTGACCTGACGGGGTATTTTGGAAAAGTAACGCTGGAGGAAGTACTGGAAGGATTTAACTGA
- a CDS encoding YceI family protein: protein MKSITNSVFFVLFSFAVVSCAKDKPLTSEVTEVSTTNRGAIYELDTLNSRIEWKGYKVVKSEQSSHFGIIKFESGDLTVKDGVLESGKFVADMNSLTSVDLKNDPEQLAKLNGHLKSGDFFEADKFPTASYEITKVTPTQSGDYNTLLDGNLTIKGITKPVQFNANVSVKGAEATIATEPKDIKREDFGVKFQLPLANGLIKDEVNLQILIKAMEKK from the coding sequence ATGAAATCAATTACCAATTCGGTTTTCTTCGTACTTTTTTCATTTGCAGTCGTATCATGTGCGAAAGACAAACCCCTGACCAGCGAGGTTACCGAAGTTTCTACCACCAACCGGGGTGCAATATATGAACTCGATACTTTAAACAGCAGAATCGAATGGAAAGGGTACAAAGTAGTGAAATCTGAACAATCGAGCCATTTCGGAATTATTAAATTCGAAAGTGGTGATCTAACCGTGAAAGACGGCGTTTTGGAAAGTGGTAAATTCGTGGCCGACATGAATTCTTTGACTTCTGTAGATTTAAAAAACGATCCGGAACAGTTGGCAAAATTAAACGGTCATCTGAAAAGCGGAGATTTCTTCGAAGCAGACAAGTTCCCGACCGCATCTTACGAAATTACCAAAGTCACACCCACTCAATCGGGTGACTATAACACCCTTCTGGATGGGAACTTGACCATCAAAGGAATTACAAAACCGGTACAGTTCAATGCAAATGTTTCTGTAAAAGGTGCTGAAGCGACCATTGCCACTGAACCTAAAGATATTAAAAGAGAGGATTTCGGCGTGAAGTTTCAGCTGCCACTTGCCAACGGTCTTATTAAGGATGAGGTGAATCTTCAGATTTTAATTAAAGCCATGGAAAAGAAATAA
- a CDS encoding sulfate/molybdate ABC transporter ATP-binding protein → MLLEIKNLFFSHRPEQRLFQNFNLKVEEGKIIALAGESGCGKSTILNLIYGLLEWEKGQIIFNGAPILGPTKNLVPGEDHMKLVAQNYDLMPYSTVADNVGKFISNINLKEKKERVQELLTVVGLEEYENTLPKYLSGGQMQRVAIARALSVMPKLLLLDEPFSNIDFSRKIELRERLFNYVREKNISLLISTHEIQEVMPWLDQIIVLQGGRLIQNDDAEETYNNPYNQYVASLFGEVNVFSEEEKLELNISKKFWYPHEITISDHGKEAEVLESRFAGSCYWTKISLNGKQLIIYTAEKAEGLIKINL, encoded by the coding sequence ATGCTATTAGAAATCAAGAATTTATTTTTTTCCCATCGCCCAGAGCAAAGGCTTTTCCAGAATTTTAATCTTAAAGTTGAGGAAGGGAAAATCATCGCTTTAGCAGGTGAAAGCGGCTGTGGAAAATCTACTATTTTAAATTTAATTTACGGCCTTCTCGAATGGGAAAAAGGCCAAATCATTTTTAATGGCGCACCGATTTTGGGACCTACAAAAAATTTGGTTCCCGGCGAAGATCATATGAAACTGGTCGCTCAGAATTACGATCTGATGCCCTATTCTACGGTGGCAGATAATGTGGGGAAATTTATTTCCAATATCAATTTAAAAGAGAAAAAAGAAAGAGTTCAGGAACTTTTAACGGTGGTTGGACTTGAAGAATACGAAAACACATTACCCAAATATCTGAGTGGTGGACAAATGCAGAGAGTCGCCATTGCAAGAGCGCTTTCGGTAATGCCCAAGCTTTTATTACTAGATGAACCTTTCAGCAATATCGACTTTTCCAGAAAAATAGAACTGCGCGAACGGCTTTTTAATTACGTTCGGGAAAAGAATATTTCGCTCCTTATTTCGACACATGAAATCCAGGAAGTTATGCCTTGGCTGGATCAGATTATTGTTCTGCAAGGCGGACGGCTCATCCAAAATGATGATGCAGAAGAAACCTACAATAATCCTTACAATCAATATGTTGCGTCACTTTTCGGTGAGGTAAATGTTTTTTCGGAGGAAGAAAAATTAGAATTAAATATTTCTAAAAAGTTCTGGTATCCACACGAAATAACCATTTCAGATCATGGAAAAGAAGCCGAAGTTTTAGAAAGCCGTTTTGCCGGAAGCTGTTACTGGACGAAAATTTCCCTGAATGGCAAACAACTGATTATTTACACCGCGGAAAAAGCGGAAGGTTTGATTAAAATAAATCTTTAA
- a CDS encoding zinc ribbon domain-containing protein YjdM translates to MSDTIGCPKCQSEFTYEQDGKMVCSQCFYEWTPGETADEDKILDAHGHELQNGDSVVVIKDLPVKGAPKPVKAGTKVKNIRLRPDSDHNIDCKIDGFGSMALKSEFVKKA, encoded by the coding sequence ATGAGCGATACAATAGGATGTCCGAAGTGCCAGTCGGAATTCACTTATGAACAGGATGGCAAAATGGTTTGTTCACAGTGTTTCTACGAATGGACGCCGGGAGAAACAGCTGATGAAGATAAAATTTTAGATGCCCACGGACACGAATTACAAAATGGCGACTCGGTAGTGGTAATCAAAGATTTACCGGTAAAAGGTGCACCAAAACCGGTAAAAGCAGGCACCAAGGTGAAAAACATCAGACTGCGCCCGGACAGCGACCACAATATTGATTGTAAAATCGACGGCTTCGGATCAATGGCTTTGAAGTCTGAATTTGTGAAAAAGGCGTAA
- a CDS encoding alpha/beta hydrolase, translating into MDLQYTVREPENINSKTPLLILLHGYGSNEQDLFSFVPTLPEDWLIVSFRAPFNTNYEGYSWYDIDLMNEENRIDVAQAKQSEQAILENILKITNKYGLTENQTHLCGFSQGGILSYALALNHPDLFTKVACMSCYAEEKLLTNIVKDKKKIEKLRFFISHGTDDAIIPLDWGRKAADFLYELGAYFSFREYMSGHGVNQKNYMDLMDFFGK; encoded by the coding sequence ATGGATTTACAATACACCGTTCGCGAACCCGAAAACATCAACTCAAAAACGCCTTTACTTATTTTACTTCACGGTTACGGAAGCAATGAACAGGATTTATTCAGCTTTGTGCCCACGCTGCCGGAAGACTGGTTAATTGTCAGTTTCAGAGCACCTTTCAATACCAATTACGAGGGTTATTCCTGGTATGATATTGATTTAATGAATGAAGAAAACAGAATTGATGTTGCCCAAGCCAAACAATCAGAGCAGGCAATTTTGGAAAACATATTGAAAATCACCAATAAATATGGTTTAACAGAAAACCAAACCCATTTGTGCGGATTTTCCCAAGGCGGAATCCTGAGTTATGCACTGGCGCTGAATCATCCCGACTTATTCACAAAAGTTGCCTGTATGAGCTGTTATGCCGAAGAAAAACTATTAACAAACATTGTAAAAGATAAAAAGAAAATTGAAAAATTAAGATTCTTTATTTCTCACGGCACTGATGATGCGATAATCCCGCTGGACTGGGGCCGCAAAGCCGCAGACTTTTTATATGAACTGGGCGCCTACTTTTCGTTCCGGGAATATATGAGCGGCCATGGCGTGAATCAGAAAAACTATATGGATCTGATGGATTTTTTCGGAAAATAA
- a CDS encoding alpha/beta hydrolase codes for MRILKHIKFYLVFFAGLVTHLQSQVLITITSVPKETPADARIFMPNSLNNWIPDDPDFELKKDSAGNYILQIPENKGTLEYKFTQGNWETAEGDHNGNNSDNRKLTFSKNAQNVENKILSWERTAAKKNTATDNVKVLSENFSIPQLKTSRRIWIYLPPDYATSTKKYPVIYMQDAQNLFNDATSFSGEWKVDKTLNQFFTEGNRAAIVVGIENGGAERLNEYSAWNNAKYAGGKGDAYTEFLAKTLKPYIDKNYRTLPQAKNTALIGSSMGGLISFYAGLKYPEKFGKLGIFSPSFWFAFKDLNLFVSKSAKNLKNTQFYFLAGVKESEEMVSDIEKVIPVLIKKGVPPEHIKTKFDEDGTHSESYWSREFGAAYLWLFKN; via the coding sequence ATGAGAATTTTAAAACACATTAAATTCTATTTGGTATTCTTTGCGGGTTTGGTTACTCATTTGCAAAGTCAGGTTCTCATCACAATCACTTCCGTTCCCAAGGAAACTCCGGCAGATGCCAGGATCTTCATGCCAAATTCTCTGAATAACTGGATTCCCGACGATCCTGATTTTGAATTAAAAAAAGACAGCGCCGGAAATTATATTTTACAAATCCCTGAAAATAAAGGAACTTTAGAATACAAATTTACACAGGGAAATTGGGAAACAGCGGAAGGCGATCACAATGGAAACAACTCTGACAACAGAAAACTCACCTTCAGCAAAAACGCTCAAAACGTTGAAAACAAAATACTTTCATGGGAACGTACCGCTGCAAAAAAGAACACTGCGACCGATAATGTAAAAGTTTTAAGCGAAAACTTCAGCATTCCACAGTTGAAGACCAGCCGCCGCATCTGGATTTATCTTCCACCAGATTATGCGACTTCCACCAAAAAATATCCTGTCATTTATATGCAGGATGCACAGAATTTATTTAATGATGCCACTTCTTTTTCCGGTGAATGGAAGGTAGATAAAACTTTAAATCAGTTTTTTACGGAAGGAAACCGCGCTGCTATTGTGGTGGGAATTGAAAATGGTGGCGCAGAAAGACTGAATGAATATTCGGCCTGGAACAACGCAAAATATGCTGGCGGAAAAGGCGACGCCTACACCGAATTTCTGGCAAAAACACTGAAACCTTATATCGATAAAAACTACCGAACTTTGCCACAGGCAAAAAACACAGCACTTATCGGAAGCTCGATGGGCGGTTTAATTTCGTTTTATGCAGGCTTGAAATATCCTGAAAAATTCGGAAAACTCGGGATTTTCAGTCCCAGTTTCTGGTTTGCTTTTAAAGATTTAAATCTCTTTGTCAGCAAAAGTGCTAAAAATTTAAAAAACACTCAATTTTATTTTCTCGCGGGCGTCAAAGAATCGGAAGAAATGGTTTCAGATATTGAAAAGGTCATTCCGGTTTTAATTAAAAAAGGAGTTCCGCCAGAGCATATCAAAACTAAATTTGATGAAGACGGAACCCATTCCGAATCCTATTGGTCGCGCGAATTCGGAGCTGCTTATCTGTGGCTGTTTAAAAATTAA
- a CDS encoding Lrp/AsnC family transcriptional regulator has translation MLDTKDKKLLILLQNDAKKTTKQLANELDLSVTAVFERIKKLEKHQVIRKYVALLNTEKIQKNFIVLCHVKLVQHKKEYISQFEREITQFPEVLECFHVSGDHDYILKICVRDIQEYREFMVGKLTNLQHIASTQSSFMIKEVKNSTVIEP, from the coding sequence ATGTTGGATACAAAAGATAAAAAATTACTGATTTTACTGCAGAATGATGCCAAAAAAACTACCAAACAATTGGCCAATGAATTGGATTTATCGGTTACCGCTGTATTTGAACGGATTAAAAAACTTGAGAAACACCAGGTTATCAGGAAATATGTGGCTTTATTGAATACCGAAAAAATTCAGAAAAACTTCATCGTTTTATGTCATGTAAAACTGGTTCAGCATAAGAAGGAATATATCTCGCAGTTTGAACGGGAAATTACGCAGTTTCCGGAAGTGTTAGAATGTTTTCATGTCTCTGGAGATCACGATTATATCCTCAAAATCTGTGTTCGGGATATTCAGGAATATCGTGAATTTATGGTGGGAAAGCTCACGAATCTGCAGCACATTGCCAGTACCCAAAGTTCTTTTATGATCAAGGAAGTGAAAAATTCTACGGTGATTGAACCTTAA
- a CDS encoding aminotransferase class I/II-fold pyridoxal phosphate-dependent enzyme → MENFDAANNIQDLQYFGEFGGVNPSISDSSTYTFLSAKTMFDTFEGKTEGCYLYSRHSTPSNLYLSQALAQMEGTESANVTASGMGAITSTLFQLCKAGDHIISSRTIYGGTYAFMKNFLHDYNIKTSFVDITDLSAVENAITENTKVLFCETVSNPLLEIADLFELAKLAKKHNLQLVVDNTFSPLSISPQILGADITIHSLTKFINGSSDAVAGVVCASAQFINDLKDVNSGACMLLGPTLDSFRAASILKNLRTLHIRMKKHSENAQYLAEQFENDGLAVKYPGLKSHKQHELFKSMMNPEYGFGGLLTLDVQTMKRANELMELMQKENLGYLAVSLGFYKTLFSCSGSSTSSEIPEAEQKEMGLSEGLIRMSIGLDHDIKRTYGKMKWCMQQVGILS, encoded by the coding sequence ATGGAAAACTTTGATGCAGCCAATAATATTCAGGATCTGCAATATTTTGGAGAGTTCGGTGGCGTAAACCCTTCTATATCTGATAGTTCTACTTATACTTTTCTTTCTGCAAAAACCATGTTCGACACTTTCGAAGGAAAAACAGAAGGTTGTTATTTATACTCACGCCATTCCACACCAAGCAATCTTTATTTGAGTCAGGCACTGGCCCAGATGGAAGGCACGGAAAGCGCCAATGTTACCGCATCTGGTATGGGGGCAATCACCTCTACCCTTTTTCAGCTTTGCAAAGCTGGCGATCATATTATTTCGAGCCGCACCATTTATGGCGGCACTTATGCATTTATGAAAAATTTTCTGCATGATTACAATATCAAAACTTCCTTTGTCGATATCACCGATTTGTCTGCCGTGGAAAATGCCATTACTGAAAACACGAAAGTTCTTTTCTGTGAAACGGTAAGCAATCCACTTTTAGAAATAGCAGATCTTTTTGAACTGGCTAAACTGGCTAAAAAGCATAATCTTCAATTGGTTGTTGACAATACCTTTTCACCGCTTTCAATCAGTCCACAAATTCTGGGAGCAGACATTACGATTCACAGTTTAACAAAATTCATTAACGGGAGCAGTGATGCCGTTGCCGGAGTTGTTTGCGCATCAGCTCAGTTCATTAATGATTTAAAAGATGTGAATTCGGGAGCCTGCATGTTACTGGGTCCAACTTTAGACAGTTTCCGCGCAGCGAGCATTCTTAAAAACCTGAGAACGCTTCATATCAGAATGAAGAAACACAGTGAGAATGCGCAGTATCTGGCCGAACAATTTGAGAACGACGGACTGGCGGTAAAATATCCCGGCTTAAAAAGCCACAAACAACACGAACTTTTCAAAAGCATGATGAATCCGGAATATGGTTTCGGCGGTTTATTGACACTGGATGTGCAAACCATGAAAAGAGCCAACGAGTTGATGGAGTTGATGCAAAAAGAAAATCTTGGTTATCTGGCGGTAAGTCTCGGCTTTTATAAAACTTTGTTCTCGTGCTCGGGAAGTTCAACTTCATCTGAAATCCCGGAAGCAGAACAGAAAGAAATGGGACTTTCTGAAGGATTAATCAGAATGTCAATCGGTTTAGACCATGATATCAAAAGAACGTACGGGAAAATGAAATGGTGTATGCAACAGGTTGGCATCCTGAGTTAA
- the purE gene encoding 5-(carboxyamino)imidazole ribonucleotide mutase, with the protein MVGIIMGSQSDLTIMEQAADFLKSLEIPYELTVVSAHRTPERMFEYAKTAKSRGLKVIIAGAGGAAHLPGMVASCTTLPVIGVPILSSNSIDGWDSVLSILQMPSGIPVATVALNGAMNAGILAAKIIGSADEQVSKKLESYQDTLKDKVLGTVSEIQKKHPNRFD; encoded by the coding sequence ATGGTCGGAATCATCATGGGAAGTCAAAGCGATTTGACAATTATGGAACAGGCAGCGGATTTTCTGAAATCTCTGGAAATTCCTTACGAATTAACGGTGGTTTCCGCACACCGAACTCCGGAAAGAATGTTTGAATATGCAAAAACGGCAAAATCCCGCGGGTTAAAAGTGATTATTGCCGGAGCAGGCGGCGCGGCTCATCTTCCCGGAATGGTGGCCAGTTGTACCACTTTACCTGTAATTGGCGTGCCGATTTTATCCTCCAATTCCATTGATGGTTGGGATTCTGTGCTTTCGATTTTGCAAATGCCGTCGGGAATTCCGGTTGCGACGGTTGCGTTGAATGGGGCGATGAATGCCGGAATTTTGGCTGCTAAAATTATTGGAAGCGCCGATGAACAAGTTTCAAAAAAATTAGAAAGCTATCAGGATACTTTGAAAGATAAAGTGTTGGGAACCGTTTCGGAAATTCAGAAGAAACATCCGAACCGTTTTGATTGA
- a CDS encoding BaiN/RdsA family NAD(P)/FAD-dependent oxidoreductase, with protein sequence MSEDQIIIIGAGPAGLMAAQILAEKGYKVQVYEQNKAAARKFLVAGNGGFNLTHSEETDSFLEKYEAPEIQEIVRQFDNQKVIQWLSDLGITTYVGSSGKIFPTKNFKPIQVLKAWLDQLEKLGVTIHYEHIFLDFDDSSVYLKNNDKNVTVKYSKLILAMGGGSWKKTGSDAKWVEILKSKNIAIIPLQSANSGYNTSEKYHLLQGQYLKNIKVSFDDQSKTGEIVFTKYGIEGSPIYYLNRFTRKHDFPVTIHIDLKPNLTGSEILSELKRSDKISPVLKRNLKLSTTAINLLKTLDKETYTDVEILSKMIKKFPIEVFSFRPIDEVISTAGGVAFSELDSNLELKKFPDVFCAGEMIDWEAPTGGYLLQACFSTGFWVGNSIANSENSKSSKFPG encoded by the coding sequence ATGAGCGAAGATCAAATAATCATTATTGGAGCCGGTCCAGCCGGATTAATGGCGGCACAGATTTTAGCCGAAAAAGGCTATAAAGTTCAGGTTTATGAGCAGAATAAAGCGGCCGCCAGAAAATTTTTGGTCGCCGGAAACGGCGGATTTAATTTGACACACAGTGAAGAAACCGACTCTTTTTTAGAGAAATATGAAGCCCCGGAAATTCAGGAAATTGTGCGCCAATTTGATAATCAAAAAGTAATTCAGTGGCTTTCAGATCTTGGGATCACAACTTATGTCGGAAGTTCAGGCAAGATTTTTCCGACCAAAAATTTCAAACCGATTCAGGTTTTAAAGGCCTGGTTAGATCAGTTGGAAAAATTGGGTGTTACCATCCATTACGAGCATATTTTTCTGGATTTTGATGATTCTTCAGTTTATCTTAAAAATAATGATAAAAATGTAACGGTCAAATATTCAAAATTAATTTTGGCCATGGGTGGTGGTTCCTGGAAAAAAACAGGCTCTGATGCAAAATGGGTAGAAATTCTAAAGTCAAAAAACATAGCAATAATTCCATTGCAATCTGCAAATTCCGGATATAATACTTCCGAAAAATATCATTTGCTGCAAGGACAATATCTGAAAAACATCAAAGTTTCTTTTGATGATCAAAGTAAAACCGGCGAAATCGTATTCACCAAATATGGTATCGAGGGAAGCCCGATTTATTATTTGAACCGTTTTACCAGAAAACATGATTTTCCTGTGACCATTCATATTGATCTGAAACCCAATTTAACAGGAAGTGAAATTCTGTCAGAATTAAAAAGGTCCGACAAAATAAGTCCGGTTTTAAAAAGAAATTTAAAATTATCCACCACTGCCATTAATCTTTTAAAAACATTAGACAAAGAAACCTACACCGATGTCGAAATTTTATCAAAAATGATTAAAAAATTTCCGATAGAAGTTTTCAGTTTCCGCCCGATCGACGAAGTGATTTCTACCGCTGGCGGCGTTGCGTTTTCTGAACTGGATTCAAATCTCGAATTGAAAAAGTTTCCAGATGTTTTTTGTGCCGGAGAAATGATCGACTGGGAAGCGCCTACTGGTGGTTATCTTTTGCAGGCGTGTTTCAGTACGGGATTTTGGGTGGGGAATTCAATTGCGAATTCTGAAAATTCAAAGTCTTCAAAGTTTCCCGGCTAA
- a CDS encoding CYTH domain-containing protein: protein MGIEIERKFLVNKTKWQQVEKPAGEFYRQGYLLTDPNKTIRVRQTSDKGFLTIKGISVGATRAEYEYEVPVGEAKELLDQFCVAELSKIRFKISVGQHVWEVDEFLGNNTGLLVAEIELTSEDEIFTLPDWIDSEVTGDEKYYNSNLVTHPYKDWKS from the coding sequence ATGGGAATAGAAATAGAAAGAAAATTTTTAGTCAACAAAACCAAATGGCAGCAGGTCGAAAAACCAGCCGGTGAATTTTACAGACAGGGTTATTTGCTGACCGACCCCAATAAAACAATTCGCGTGCGACAAACTTCTGATAAAGGATTTCTTACCATTAAAGGAATTTCGGTTGGTGCAACAAGAGCGGAATACGAATATGAAGTTCCTGTCGGTGAAGCCAAAGAACTGCTGGATCAGTTTTGCGTGGCGGAACTTTCCAAAATCAGATTCAAAATATCCGTTGGCCAACACGTTTGGGAAGTTGATGAGTTTTTGGGAAATAACACCGGACTTCTCGTGGCAGAAATCGAATTGACAAGCGAAGATGAAATCTTCACTCTTCCTGACTGGATCGATAGCGAAGTAACGGGAGACGAAAAATATTATAATTCAAATTTGGTGACTCATCCTTATAAAGATTGGAAATCATGA
- a CDS encoding Txe/YoeB family addiction module toxin, giving the protein MKYIFVDESWEDYLYWQKIDKKKLKRINDLLKDISRTPFEGIGKPEPLKHKYAGFWSRRIDDEHRLIYKFQEDDILIAKCRFHYD; this is encoded by the coding sequence ATGAAATATATTTTCGTGGATGAATCCTGGGAGGATTATTTGTACTGGCAAAAAATCGATAAGAAAAAACTGAAACGGATAAATGATTTGTTAAAGGATATTTCACGAACTCCTTTTGAAGGCATCGGAAAGCCAGAACCGCTGAAACACAAATACGCTGGATTTTGGTCGAGAAGAATCGATGATGAACACCGCTTGATTTATAAATTTCAAGAAGATGATATCTTGATTGCTAAGTGTAGATTTCATTATGATTAA
- a CDS encoding type II toxin-antitoxin system Phd/YefM family antitoxin — MFITSVSDFRKDIKSYLDRVSKNFETLIINRGKDSGIVVMSLEEYNSLMATNYELSSRKNEMRLDAAIEKLKSGKSYSKELIEE, encoded by the coding sequence ATGTTTATCACTAGTGTTTCTGATTTTAGAAAAGATATCAAATCCTATTTAGACCGCGTTTCAAAAAACTTTGAAACCTTGATCATTAATCGTGGCAAAGATTCTGGAATCGTTGTAATGTCCTTGGAAGAATACAATTCTTTGATGGCAACCAATTACGAGCTGTCTTCGCGTAAGAATGAGATGCGATTAGATGCTGCCATCGAGAAATTGAAAAGTGGAAAATCTTATTCTAAGGAATTAATCGAAGAATAA
- a CDS encoding DMT family transporter, whose amino-acid sequence MFKDPKLVLAIITVALVWGTTFLGIRIAVETIPPWFVAGIRQFLAGIILLVYLLFSKNLKWIGWKNLKNQIILASLMLIVANGMTTVAEKHLTSSLASLISSTSPLLVFILSLFFSLQKFTFRGLIGVLLGFSGILLIFKNGLQDLLNAEYRMGIIYMFFAIFGWAFGTIFSKKMNHQPQNISLNLFYQFSFAGIVQIIFGFLLSENINIYSWTLKSLSATVYLALFGSVIAFFAFHFALKRISPIQISILSYVNTIIAIFLGWLVLNEPISLQFIVAAALIITGVFITNYKPGMFKKA is encoded by the coding sequence ATGTTCAAAGATCCCAAATTAGTACTCGCAATCATTACCGTGGCTTTGGTTTGGGGAACGACATTTTTAGGAATCCGGATTGCGGTAGAAACGATTCCGCCTTGGTTTGTCGCCGGAATCCGTCAGTTTTTAGCCGGGATTATTTTATTGGTATACCTCCTCTTTTCAAAAAACTTAAAATGGATTGGCTGGAAAAATTTAAAAAATCAAATTATCCTCGCCTCTCTAATGCTAATCGTCGCCAACGGAATGACGACCGTCGCCGAAAAACATTTGACCAGCAGTTTGGCCTCGCTCATCAGCTCCACTTCTCCACTTCTGGTGTTTATTTTGAGTCTGTTTTTCAGTTTACAAAAATTTACTTTTCGAGGTTTAATTGGCGTGCTTTTAGGATTTTCGGGAATCTTGCTGATTTTCAAAAACGGCCTGCAGGATTTACTCAACGCAGAATATAGAATGGGAATCATTTACATGTTTTTTGCCATTTTCGGTTGGGCATTTGGAACGATCTTCTCAAAAAAAATGAATCATCAGCCGCAGAATATATCGCTCAATCTTTTTTATCAGTTTAGTTTCGCCGGTATTGTTCAGATTATTTTCGGATTTCTTTTGTCGGAAAACATCAATATTTACAGCTGGACGTTGAAGAGTTTGTCTGCTACGGTTTATCTCGCCCTGTTTGGTTCTGTGATTGCTTTTTTTGCATTTCATTTCGCATTAAAAAGAATTTCACCGATCCAGATTTCGATCCTTTCTTACGTGAATACGATTATTGCGATTTTTCTGGGTTGGCTGGTTTTAAACGAGCCTATTTCACTTCAGTTCATTGTCGCGGCAGCACTGATTATCACCGGAGTTTTCATCACCAATTACAAACCGGGAATGTTTAAAAAAGCCTGA